GACAATCCGGCCGACCTGCAGGATGCCGTGATGCATCTTGTTCCcgaccctctctctcccgAGAGCACGCTCGAGTTCCCTGCGGTGTTTCTCTATCCCATGGATGCCCAGTCAGACTTCATCAAGGCGTTTTCTGAAATGCATAGCATTGAGGACCATCTCGAATACATCTTCCCTTTGCCGTGGGATGCGAACAATGAATATACTATTAAGAGCGTGGACTGTTTCATGGAGACTGCGACTGGAGGATTGATCAAGGCCGGGAAGAAACTGCCACTTCTGCAGATTCTTAGCGGCAGCAAGGTTGAAGTTGTGGATCAATTGGTGAAGTTTTTCATTGTGCCGACCGCGAAGAGTGGCCAATTCATTGcggaaatgaagaagaggaagcaggTTTGAGAATGCTTCTCTGTACAAtccaggaagccaaagagcaACTCCTCCCCGAGACTTGAGGCACCAGCGAGAAGGCTTTTAGGCTGTGAGTGCAGATGACAGACCTGCATCTGACTGGAGTTCTTCCGCCAACGACCGTCAGTGGTTCACCACATGGACACGTGTCTATTTGCCCATACAACTCTCAGGCATGAATATGGACCTCCAGTATTCCAGCTCGGGCCCACCTGTTCATTGGAGCGATACATTTCGTCTGACCATCCTCCAAAAATCCATCGGAAACATAGACCGAATGCCgttatgatgatgataatatatCTGTTCGTACATTATTAGAATAGAACGAATGCCATGAATAGAACCTCGGCTGACCGAAGTGCCGCTGACATCGGACGTCAATCCATAATAGTCGAGAGGACCCCATCCCCTTAATTTACTTTTTGAAACCGACATTTATCCGTGACTCTGGATAGTGTATCTATCGACCTATATCCACTATTGAAATCCAAAACGACACCATTGAGGAATAACCGCCGGTCCATGCAGAATCCCCACTCGATTTAGGCTATAAGAACTGAAAAGCCCGAGACATTTTGGCGTCCGAGTCAGTAAGGGCGTGGAACCGTTTCAGATTGATTAACGGCAACACTTGATTCTAAATCGCACACGGGCCAACAGCCAAGTCCATGAATGAAAACGAACCGCTGAAGAAACCCGGCATTAATTCTCCGCGATGGAGTCTTGCGATGCCGATTAAATGAAACTGAGGCTAGGGCAGAGGCCATCCATGGTTTAATTTAGCTTGCTTCAGCTTATCTGCGAAGGTCGACTTAGTCTAATTGGGAATTCGTATAAGTTGTTTGGAGTCGACCTCGACATAAGCATTCCTCCTGTTAACTCTTTTCACTCCTTAAGCTGTGATCCTGGTGATCAGATCGTCCAACTCttaccttcttttcttctttttgtcaaGTAATAATTGCAATGCGTTTCCAGCATTTGACCACGGCTCTGGCTGTGGGTGTCTCTGCCCATCTGTTCGTTCTTCCCCTGTTATTTCTAACTTAATATCCGATCTTAAGCCGAGTACAGATACTAACGAAGAATTGAAGTGCTCAAGCAGCTGGCCTGCATGACGCTGCCGTCGCAAAGGGACTGCTCTACTTCGGTACCGCAACCGATAACCCCGAGCTCACCAACACCTCCTATGTCACCCAGCTGAACAACACGGGTGACTTTGGTCAGATCACTCCTGGAAACTCGCAGAAGGTGAGGCCTAGTTGCCATCCTGAAGGATTTAAAGAATATGAATGGCTGATGCAGTTGAATGAAACCAATAGTGGGACTCAACCGAGCCGTCTCAGAATGAATTCTCCTTCACCAACGGCGACGTCATTGCCGATCTGGCCGACGCCAATGATCAGAAGCTGAGATGCCATAACTTGGTCTGGCACCAGCAGCTGCCTAACTGGGGTATGCTCTATTTTTCGCGTGCCTCCGTGATGGTAGATATCGGATGCTAATCAGGACAGTTTCGAGCGGGTCCTGGACCAACGAAACCCTAACTGCCGTTCTGCAGAACCACATCACAAATGTTGTGAAGCACTACAAGGGACGATGTTACGCATGGGATGTAGTGAACGAGGGTACTTTTGTTATCTCCTAGCATGCCCATTTAGAGCACAGATATTGACTCGAAACAGCCCTGGCCGACGACGGCTCCTACCGCGACTCCATCTGGTACAAAACCATCGGCGAGGCGTACATTCCCATCGCCTTCGcagctgccgctgccgccgaCCCAGACGTGAAGCTGTACTACAACGACTACAGCATCGAGTGGGGCGGTGCCAAGTCCACCGCCGCCCAGAACATCGTCAAGCTAATCCAGTCCTACGGCGGTAAGATCGACGGTGTCGGTCTGCAGGCCCATTTCACCGTCGGCCAAACCCCCGCCCGCAAGGACCTCGCCAGCAACCTGAAGGCTTTCACCGACCTCGGCGTAGAGGTCGCCTACACCGAGGTTGACGTGCGTATGGAGACCCCAGCGACGGACGCCaacctgcagcagcagagcaCCGAATTCTCCAACATCGTCGGTGCTTGTCTCGATACCGAGGGCTGTGTCGGTGTTACCATTTGGGACTGGACCGACAAGTACTCCTGGGTGCCCAGCACGTTCCCAGGCTACGGCGCTGCCTGCCCCTGGGACGAGAACTttgagaagaagcccgcTTACCAGGGCATTTTGGAGGTTTTGGGAGGTGAGGCTTCTgcttctacttctacttctgtgtctgcttctgcttctgcacCTGAGACCACTTCCGCCGTTATCTCTACCACTGCTGCCGCTGTCAcctctacttcttcttccagcatcagcaccagcacAAGCGTCAGCTCCAGCATTCCTGCCGCTCctacttcttccagctctccCAGCACTACCCTGGCCACCTCATCCAGAACTTCCTCCGccattccttcctcctcttcttcagccacGCCAACTGACTTCATCCCTCAGCCTAGTTCAACCGCCACCGGCCGCGTCAAGGTCTACTACCAGTGCGGCGGTATTAACTACCAGGGTAGCACGGAGTGCGAGGAGGGTCTGACCTGCAAGAAGTGGAACCCTTACTATTCGCAGTGTATCCAAGCCTAAGCTTATTTATATACGCTTTATGAATGGTTCGTTGAATCACGAGTGTTTATCAGTGGTTTTGGCTTAGATGTTTTATCTTGCGCTCTGGATTATATAGTTACTATTACTATAGTCTTGAGTTCAAGATAAAAcatatataaaataaatcttttcctttgataAACAGAGACAATAGAGATACCTGCTGTCGGTAGGAAGCTATAATAGGAAATAGCACACAAATAGAACAAACCCCGATAACAAAACTCAAACTCCCAACCCAATAacctcctcccccctccAGACCCTAATAAAAGTAAACTCACATAAACAATCCCTCCACCACGAACTCAAACCCCAGCAAACCCCAGGTCCCCCTTTCTATAAAACAGGGATTCCAACCAACCCTGCCCAAAGTTCCCTATAGCAGACTCACCTATTAACCAAATTCTCCAGTGAACCACTGTACTTATCTCATCTTAGCCAAGGAGTACCA
This window of the Aspergillus oryzae RIB40 DNA, chromosome 8 genome carries:
- a CDS encoding putative endo-1,4-beta-xylanase (beta-1,4-xylanase), which translates into the protein MRFQHLTTALAVGVSAHLAQAAGLHDAAVAKGLLYFGTATDNPELTNTSYVTQLNNTGDFGQITPGNSQKWDSTEPSQNEFSFTNGDVIADLADANDQKLRCHNLVWHQQLPNWVSSGSWTNETLTAVLQNHITNVVKHYKGRCYAWDVVNEALADDGSYRDSIWYKTIGEAYIPIAFAAAAAADPDVKLYYNDYSIEWGGAKSTAAQNIVKLIQSYGGKIDGVGLQAHFTVGQTPARKDLASNLKAFTDLGVEVAYTEVDVRMETPATDANLQQQSTEFSNIVGACLDTEGCVGVTIWDWTDKYSWVPSTFPGYGAACPWDENFEKKPAYQGILEVLGGWIALRLLFV